GTCGCCGGGCGCACGCAGCACGCCGATGATCGTCCGCAGGTCCTGGAGCGCCTCGTGCGCGCTGTCCCGGATCACGCCCGCGGCCCTGGCCACCTCGGCGGGGGGCGCGTCGGGTCTGAACTCCAGCCCGCCCGCGTGCACGCTGAGCAGCGACAGCCGGTGCGCCAGCACGTCGTGCATCTCGCGGGCGATCGCCTCACGGGCCAGGCGCTGCGCCTGCTCGGCCCGGAGCGCGGCCTCGGTCTCCGCCCGTACGGCGCGTTCGCGCAGCGCGAGGACCAGTTGGCGGCGGGACCGTACGAGCATGCCCGAGGCGAGTGCGAGCAGGACGAGGAGCGCTCCGACGACGACCGAGACGAACCGGGACTCGGTCGGGTCGGGGCGCAGGTACGCCTGGGCGGTCATGCTCACCAGGGCCAGCCCCGCGACGTACGCCACGGGCTTGACCGGCCGGTGGACGGCCAGACCGACGAGCGCCACCAGCACCGCGCCGCTCGCGGTCGGCGCGACGACCTGCACGAAGACGAGGCAGACGGTCAGGCCCAGGGGCCGGCTCCGCCGTACCCAGAGCGTGCAGCAGGCCAACAGACCGATCAGCAGATCGGCCATGATCAACATCTCGTCGTTGCCAGCTCGTTCGGCGGCGTCCAGCGCGAGCATGCCGACGAACGCGGCGAAGAGGAAGAGCATCAGGTCCACGGCCCAGTCGCGTACGGTCCGCCGGGGCCGGCGCACGCCCCCGGTCCCGCCGGAGGCGTGCTCGGCGGGCCCCGCCATGGCCGAGGGCAGCAGCCAGGAGTACTCCGTACGCGTCATACGACCAATCTAGGCAGGTGGCGCGGGGCACGGAGTCTGCCGGGCGGAGCCCGATACCAAAGTCGCGGGAGAATCGACTTGGGGCCCGGGGCCGGCGGTTCCGCGTGGATCCGGCCGGACCCGCCCCGGTCCGCTCCGGTCCGCTCCGGTCCGCTCCGCCGCACAGCCTCCGGCTCGGACACCGGCGCCCCGTGTCAGCCGCCCAACTCCCGGTGGCGTTCGGCCAGTCGGGCCGCCCCGTCGTCGGTGAGGGAACCGAAGAGGCGCAGCCGGGAGATGCCGCCGTCGGGGAAGATGTCGATCCGGACCTGGCGGGCGGTGACCGGGCGGTCGAGGACGAAGCGGTGAACGCTGTCGGGCTGGAGCCGCGTACGCGCCAGGATCTCGGTCCAGTCCCCGCCCGGCCCGGCCCCCGTCGCGCCGCCCGGTCCGGCGTCCGCGTCAGCGCCGGCACCGGTGCCGGTGCCGGGACCTGTGTCCGCAGCGGTGCCGTGTTCGCTGTCCGCATCGGTGCCGGGACCGGCGTGGGGATCGGTGCCGGGGCCGGCGTCGCGGACCGAGAGCGCCGCCCAGCCCGCCGCGTTGCCCTTCAGGTAGGCCGTGTCGATCTCGACGGCGCGGATCTCGGACCGCTCGGCGAGCGCGTACCGGATCCAGTCGTGACCCGTGTCGCGGCGACGGCGGGTCTCCCAGCCGTCGTCCATCTGCCGTGAACGGCCGGGCCGGATGGTGTTCGTGGCCGGTGAGTAGAAGCGGTCGGACGCGTCCTCCACCCGGCCGCCGTTCTCCAGCGCGACGAGGTCGAACGTGCCGAGGGCGGCCAGCCAGCCCGGGTCGGGCGCGGTCTCGCCGTACACCCGCAGCCGCGCGATGCCGCCGTCGGGATGCTGGTTGACCCGCAGATGGGTGAACCGGCGCCCGGCCCCGTCGGAACCGACGCCGGCCGCAGCACCGACGCTGAAGCCGTTGGCCGCGTGCCCGCCAACGACCGTACGCGGTACGAGAGTTGTCCAGGGCACCCCGTCGGCCAGCAACTCCTCCGGGGACGGGGAGCCGGGCAGCGACGTCGCCTCGATCGACACCGCGCGCGGGTAGTTGCCGCGGAAGTGGGCGGTGTCGACCACGATCCCGCGTACGACTCCGGGCACGCCGAGCCGTACGAGGGCCCAGTCGTGGTCCTCGCCGGTGGGATGGGGCCGGGCGGCGGAGGCGCCGCGCCTGCGGCGGGTCTCCCAGCCGTCCATGATCTTGCCCTTGTGCCCGAAGCGCTCGGGGTCGAACACGGCGGGGCCGGGCGTGAGCAGGTTCTCCCGCTCGGCGAAGAACTCGTCGTTGGCGGCGACGACGGCGGCGCCGAGCCTCCGGTCGGCCAGATCGACCAGGCCGGTGAAGGGCAGGTCGGCGCTGCGGTAGTCGGCGTACGGGTCGCCGCCGCCGTACGGACGGGCATCACCGGTGAACGACGTTGTGGCCACGGTCAGTTCCTTTCGAGCAGTCGGCCCGAGGGCTCGGCGATGACTCCGTCGGCGACGATCCTGCGGCCCCGCAGCCATGTCGACCTGACGACGCCGTACAGCGTCCGCCCCGCGTACGCGGTCACCCGGTTGCGGTGCTGGAGCGCGGCGGGATCGACGGTGAACGTGTCGTCGGGCGCGAACACCGCGAAGTCGGCGTCGCGGCCCGCCTCGATGGCGCCCTTCCGGTCCAGCCCGGCCAGCGCGGCGGGACCCGTGGACATCCAGCGGGCCACGTCGTCCGGCGAGTGACCGCGCCGGCGGGCCTCGGTCCACACGGCGGGCAGCCCGAGCTGGAGGGAGGAGATGCCGCCCCACGCGGTGGCGAAGTCGGAGGTCTTGAGGTCGGCCGTGGAGGGCGAGTGGTCGGAGACGACACAGTCGATGGTGCCGTCGGCCAGCCCCTGCCAGAGCGCGTCCTGGTTGGCGGCCTCGCGGATGGGCGGACAGCACTTGAACTCGGTCGCGCCGTCCGGGACTTCCTCGGCGGTGAGGGTGAGGAAGTGCGGGCAGGTCTCGGCCGTCAGCCGTACGCCGTCCCGTCTGGCCGCGGCGATCAGCGGCAGCGCGTCGGCGGACGACAGATGCAGGACGTGTACGCGGGCGTCCAGTCGGCGGGCCGTCTCGATCAGGGTGCCGATCGCCGCGTTCTCGGCGTCGCGGGGGCGGGAGGCGAGGAAGTCGGCGTACTTGGCGCCGGGACGCTGGGGGGCCGCGGCCAGTTCACGCGGATCCTCGGCGTGGACGACGAGCAGTCCGCCGAAGCCGGTGATCTCGGCGAGCGACCGGTCGAGCTGTGCGGCGTCCAGTTCGGGGAACTCCTCGACCCCGGACGGCGACAGGAACGCCTTGAAGCCGAACACCCCCGCGTCGTACAGGGGTTTGAGCTCATGGACGTTGTCGGGGAGCGCGCCGCCCCAGAAGCCGACGTCGATGTGCGCCTTGCGGCCCGCGACGTCGCGCTTGATCCGCAGATGGGCCGGGGTGGTCGTCGGTGGAAGGGAGTTGAGGGGCATGTCGATCAGGGTGGTGATGCCGCCGCAGGCCGCGGCGCGGGTGGCGGTCCAGAAGCCCTCCCAGGCGGCGCGGCCCGGATCGTTCACGTGAACATGGGTGTCCACCAGGCCGGGGAGGACGACGTCGTCGCCGACGTCGACCAGCCGGACGCCGGGCGGGGGTGCGGAGCCGTACGGCTGCCCGTGGGGGAGCACGGCCGTGATCGTGCCGTCCGCGACGGCGACCGAGGCGGGGCGGGTGCCCTCGGGGGTGACGACGCGGGTCGAGCGCAGTACGAGGTCCACGGTCCGGTCCAGGTCGGCCACCGGCCTTCCTCCCTCTCTCTTCCGTCACGTCCATGTACACGTTCGTGCACACGTCCATGTACACGTTCATGGTCCGCTTCCTGTCCACGATGCCCAGAAGGCCCTCGACAACCTCGGCGTCCACGCGGAGAATCGATATTTCAACGAACTGTTGAAGGAGTCTTCATGCCGGGCCGAGGCCCGTCAAGAGCGCTCCACCCGGAGCCCGACCCCCTGCACTACACTGAGGCGCTTCCGTCTGACGAAAACTCACTTTCACCAGACAGAATCACCTCACTCCAGCACCCACCGTACGAACCGATCACGACAGGCGCCCGCCGACACCCGGTGAGGCGTCTCCCCGACCGGCACGCGGCCACGTCCCGACCGGCTCGTACCGGTACCGGGGGGCGGCTGCACGGACCGGCCGCCCGCCGGACCGCCCGGTAAACTGCTCAACCGCCCGCCCGATCCGACGTCCAGCCGCCCCCGAGAGGACCGTTGTTGTGCCGAGGCCCAGCGCCGCAAGCGCCACCGACGCAGCGAAGCCCGCAGCAGCGAGCGGCGGCGTCCAGTCCCTGGAGCGCGCCTTCGACCTGCTGGAGCGCATGGCGGACGCGGGCGGCGAGGTCGGCCTCAGCGAACTGTCGGCCAGCAGCGGACTGCCCCTGCCGACCATCCACCGCCTGATGCGCACGCTCGTGGCCTGCGGTTACGTACGCCAGCAGGCCAACCGCCGGTACGCCCTCGGCCCGCGCCTCATCCGCCTGGGCGAATCGGCCTCCCGGCTGCTCGGCACCTGGGCGCGACCGTATCTGGCCCGGCTGGTCGAGGAGACCGGCGAGACGGCGAACATGGCGCTGCTCGACGGCGACGAGGTCGTGTACGTCGCGCAGGTGCCGTCCAAGCACTCGATGCGGATGTTCACCGAGGTCGGCAGACGGGTGCTCCCCCACTCCACCGGCGTCGGCAAGGCGCTGCTGGCGAACGCGCCGGCCGACGAGGTACGGGCGCTGCTCGCGCGTACCGGCATGCCTGCGGCGACGGAGAAGACGATCACGACGCCCGACGGCTTCCTCGAAGCGCTGGAGGCGGTGCGCGGGGCCGGGTACGCGGTGGACGACAACGAGCAGGAGATGGGAGTCCGCTGTCTGGCCGTCCCGGTGCCGGACTCCCCCACGCCCGCCGCCCTGTCGATCTCGGGCCCGGCCGGCCGCGTCACGGAGGAGGCCACGGAGCGGATCGTCCCGATCCTCCAGGAAGTGGCCCGGGACTTGTCCGCGGTCCTGGCCAGCACGGCGGCGGCAGCCGCACATCAGCATTCCTGAGTCCGCGCACTGCGGGTCTCGGCCGCGTAGGTCAGACCGTGGGCCGCGGCCGTCGGCCGCGCGAGCAGGGGCGGCGCCGGCGAAGCACCGGGCCGCGTGGGAGGCGCGCTTCCTGCCGAACGGCCGTATGCCCGCCTCGGGCCGAGCGGTCGTACGCCCCCATCCCCGGGAACGTACGACCGCTCACGGCGCCCCGTGCCGCTACCCGATACCTGAAAGACCGGGTGATCGGCGGCGCCCGCCGGGTGGCTCACGCCCGGCCGTGGTGGCACTCGGTGCAGTTGGGTCCCGTCCGGCGGAGAGAACCTGCCCGCCCGACGGAACCGCCTGTCGGACAGACAATCCGCGAAGATCCGCCGGACGGGACCTAACGCGCTAAGCCTCCGAAGAGGTCTACCGCCTCTCTGACATCCATCAAGGTGGGCGCCAGGGCGCTCACCGAACCGATCGAACCGACGATCAGCAGCAACGAGCGACGCATCCGCTGAATCTCCGGATCGCCCGCCACCGCCATCGCGGCCATCGCGGCGAGTTCCTCCTCCGCGATTCCCCTGTCTCCGAACTCACTCGGATACGCGGCGAGTTCCCGTCTCAGCCGGGCCACGGCGTACCGCAGACCTGCCAGTCGTGGGTCCTCCCCCTGCTGCTCTGTCACTCGCGTATGCCCCACGCTCTGCAACAAAGTTTTCCCCCTCGCACGCCATGGTGCATGTGCTTCGGCATGGATCTCGCCCCACCGGTGCTTCCCCGCTCCCCGCACCCGGCGCCTGTGAGACGCGCCACAGTAAACGCCACACCGGCGGCCCCGCGCCACCGGATGAACAACATTCAACTTAATCATCTGACGTCGTACCAGGTCGGAGCCGCGCAACGAATTCACGTACGGGCGACAGCGCCGGGCGTGTTGGCGCAAAAGGACGTACGCGGCTCCCGGTGAGGTATGCAGAACCCATGACGGACAACGTTCACGGAGAGTCGCCGGTCGCCGGACTTCTGCTGGCCGCCGGCGGAGGGCGGCGGCTGGGCGGGCGGCCGAAGGCGCTGCTGCCGTACCGGGGACGGCCGTTGGTGGAACACGCCGCGCGTTCCCTGCGCGAGGGCGGCTGCGAGCGGGTGTACGTGGTGCTGGGCGCCGCCGCCGACGAGGTACGGTCCCGGGCCGTCCTGCCGGGCTGCGTCCTGGTCGAGAACCCGGGGTGGGGCAGCGGCATGGGCTCGTCGCTGCGGGCCGGACTCGCCGCGCTCGCCGCGCCGGCCCCGCCGACTCTCTCGGCTCCCTCCGCCCCCTCGGCCCTCGCCTCCCCCGGGCCCGTTCCGCGCGCGGCGCTG
Above is a window of Streptomyces sp. NBC_01498 DNA encoding:
- a CDS encoding sensor histidine kinase; translation: MTRTEYSWLLPSAMAGPAEHASGGTGGVRRPRRTVRDWAVDLMLFLFAAFVGMLALDAAERAGNDEMLIMADLLIGLLACCTLWVRRSRPLGLTVCLVFVQVVAPTASGAVLVALVGLAVHRPVKPVAYVAGLALVSMTAQAYLRPDPTESRFVSVVVGALLVLLALASGMLVRSRRQLVLALRERAVRAETEAALRAEQAQRLAREAIAREMHDVLAHRLSLLSVHAGGLEFRPDAPPAEVARAAGVIRDSAHEALQDLRTIIGVLRAPGDEGERPQPTLATLDALVEESREAGMNVTLDRGVADPAAVSSTTGRTAYRIAQEGLTNARKHAPGTATTVLVSGGPGDGLTVEVRNEAPRGPVPDVPGSGQGLIGLTERATLAGGRFEHGPTGDGGFAVRAWLPWSP
- the alc gene encoding allantoicase, whose amino-acid sequence is MATTSFTGDARPYGGGDPYADYRSADLPFTGLVDLADRRLGAAVVAANDEFFAERENLLTPGPAVFDPERFGHKGKIMDGWETRRRRGASAARPHPTGEDHDWALVRLGVPGVVRGIVVDTAHFRGNYPRAVSIEATSLPGSPSPEELLADGVPWTTLVPRTVVGGHAANGFSVGAAAGVGSDGAGRRFTHLRVNQHPDGGIARLRVYGETAPDPGWLAALGTFDLVALENGGRVEDASDRFYSPATNTIRPGRSRQMDDGWETRRRRDTGHDWIRYALAERSEIRAVEIDTAYLKGNAAGWAALSVRDAGPGTDPHAGPGTDADSEHGTAADTGPGTGTGAGADADAGPGGATGAGPGGDWTEILARTRLQPDSVHRFVLDRPVTARQVRIDIFPDGGISRLRLFGSLTDDGAARLAERHRELGG
- the allB gene encoding allantoinase AllB, which gives rise to MDRTVDLVLRSTRVVTPEGTRPASVAVADGTITAVLPHGQPYGSAPPPGVRLVDVGDDVVLPGLVDTHVHVNDPGRAAWEGFWTATRAAACGGITTLIDMPLNSLPPTTTPAHLRIKRDVAGRKAHIDVGFWGGALPDNVHELKPLYDAGVFGFKAFLSPSGVEEFPELDAAQLDRSLAEITGFGGLLVVHAEDPRELAAAPQRPGAKYADFLASRPRDAENAAIGTLIETARRLDARVHVLHLSSADALPLIAAARRDGVRLTAETCPHFLTLTAEEVPDGATEFKCCPPIREAANQDALWQGLADGTIDCVVSDHSPSTADLKTSDFATAWGGISSLQLGLPAVWTEARRRGHSPDDVARWMSTGPAALAGLDRKGAIEAGRDADFAVFAPDDTFTVDPAALQHRNRVTAYAGRTLYGVVRSTWLRGRRIVADGVIAEPSGRLLERN
- a CDS encoding IclR family transcriptional regulator gives rise to the protein MPRPSAASATDAAKPAAASGGVQSLERAFDLLERMADAGGEVGLSELSASSGLPLPTIHRLMRTLVACGYVRQQANRRYALGPRLIRLGESASRLLGTWARPYLARLVEETGETANMALLDGDEVVYVAQVPSKHSMRMFTEVGRRVLPHSTGVGKALLANAPADEVRALLARTGMPAATEKTITTPDGFLEALEAVRGAGYAVDDNEQEMGVRCLAVPVPDSPTPAALSISGPAGRVTEEATERIVPILQEVARDLSAVLASTAAAAAHQHS
- a CDS encoding DUF5955 family protein produces the protein MTEQQGEDPRLAGLRYAVARLRRELAAYPSEFGDRGIAEEELAAMAAMAVAGDPEIQRMRRSLLLIVGSIGSVSALAPTLMDVREAVDLFGGLAR
- a CDS encoding nucleotidyltransferase family protein, with the protein product MTDNVHGESPVAGLLLAAGGGRRLGGRPKALLPYRGRPLVEHAARSLREGGCERVYVVLGAAADEVRSRAVLPGCVLVENPGWGSGMGSSLRAGLAALAAPAPPTLSAPSAPSALASPGPVPRAALVALVDQPGIGPAAMARVRAAYRSPGTLAAAAYAGVRGHPVLFGAEHWAGIAADATGDQGARGYLRSRARDIVLVECGDVAEAYDIDTVEDLSHLE